The following proteins are co-located in the Pseudoalteromonas sp. N1230-9 genome:
- a CDS encoding response regulator: MTYSVVIVEDEVEVAQLLAQYLLLPHGIAGQQGTRQTLRQGQYQVVGIAGNLTTAKALLQAVDADLILLDIHLPDGNGLELLNELRRNELKSEVMLLTAAKEVETLEKAMQLGACDFLVKPLMLNRLDQALARFEARQQCLSDANEVTQSMVDTLFGSQEQQKAPVRLPKGVDQLTLQKILKAFEANLGTDFTAQQMGDLVGVSRSTARRYLEYLLEAEKVSADQSYGSIGRPERCYKMLTG; the protein is encoded by the coding sequence ATGACTTATTCGGTTGTCATAGTTGAAGATGAAGTCGAGGTTGCACAGCTGTTAGCGCAATACTTATTGCTCCCTCATGGTATTGCAGGTCAACAAGGAACGCGTCAAACTTTGCGCCAAGGACAATATCAAGTGGTTGGTATTGCCGGTAATTTAACGACAGCTAAAGCATTATTGCAGGCGGTTGATGCAGATTTAATTCTGCTTGATATTCACCTTCCTGATGGTAATGGTCTTGAGCTGTTAAATGAGTTACGTCGTAATGAGCTAAAAAGTGAAGTGATGCTGTTAACTGCGGCAAAAGAAGTCGAAACATTGGAAAAAGCCATGCAACTTGGTGCATGCGATTTTTTAGTTAAACCACTTATGCTTAATCGTTTAGATCAAGCTTTAGCGCGCTTTGAAGCAAGGCAGCAATGTTTGTCAGATGCAAATGAAGTCACGCAATCTATGGTTGATACCCTCTTTGGCTCACAAGAGCAGCAAAAAGCGCCAGTTAGATTACCTAAAGGTGTCGATCAGCTTACTTTGCAAAAAATTTTAAAAGCATTTGAAGCGAACCTAGGAACGGATTTTACTGCCCAGCAGATGGGTGATTTAGTTGGGGTAAGCCGCTCAACGGCTCGTAGATACCTTGAATATTTACTGGAAGCAGAAAAAGTCAGTGCCGATCAAAGCTATGGCAGTATTGGTAGACCTGAACGTTGTTATAAAATGCTTACTGGTTAG
- a CDS encoding tripartite tricarboxylate transporter permease, translating to MLDGIMLGLSTVLDWNNLLYVIVGCFVGTFIGMLPGLGPITAIALMIPITYSIGADSGMILMAGVYYGAIFGGSTSSILINAPGVAGTVASSFDGYPLAKQGKAGKALAIAAYASFIGGTIGAILLMVAAPLLAKVSLSFQSPDYVVLMFLGLTAIAAFSNKGQFLKAMMMTVFGLMLATVGIDPSSGTERFTFGQADLLDGISFLLVAMATFALAEALINVARPEAEPDKKLDDPDTPKIGSTKLTKEEVKDMAPVVGRSSLLGFIVGVLPGAGATIASFMAYATERNLAPKALKDKFGKGSMRGLAAPESANNAACTGSFVPLLTLGIPGSGTTAIMLGALIAYGIQPGPMLMQENPSVFWAVIVSMYFGNIVLLILNLPLIPYFAKVLAMPKSVLTVMILFFSLIGVYLVSFNTFDLFMMVGFALVALVLRLLAFPMAPLLLGFILGDMIERNFRRAMMISDGSLSFLWDRPLTLSIFVISILVLLFPLKDYIVQRRKEKAATQAQQHA from the coding sequence CTGGAACAACTTGTTATATGTGATTGTTGGCTGCTTTGTTGGCACCTTCATCGGTATGCTACCTGGACTTGGTCCAATTACTGCGATTGCATTGATGATCCCGATCACTTACAGCATTGGTGCTGATTCGGGCATGATTTTAATGGCCGGTGTTTACTACGGCGCTATATTTGGTGGCTCTACGTCTTCTATTTTGATTAATGCGCCTGGGGTTGCGGGGACGGTAGCGTCATCGTTTGATGGTTACCCGCTAGCAAAACAAGGTAAGGCAGGTAAAGCTCTGGCTATTGCAGCCTATGCGTCCTTTATTGGCGGGACCATTGGCGCCATTTTACTGATGGTGGCTGCGCCATTATTAGCGAAAGTATCATTAAGTTTCCAATCACCTGATTATGTTGTACTAATGTTTTTAGGCTTAACGGCCATTGCCGCATTCTCTAATAAAGGGCAATTTTTAAAAGCTATGATGATGACGGTATTTGGTTTAATGCTTGCAACGGTAGGGATTGATCCGTCTTCGGGTACTGAACGTTTTACCTTTGGCCAAGCCGATTTATTAGATGGCATTAGTTTTTTATTAGTGGCAATGGCAACGTTTGCGTTGGCTGAGGCACTGATTAATGTGGCGCGCCCTGAAGCTGAGCCAGATAAAAAATTGGATGATCCTGATACGCCAAAAATTGGTTCAACAAAACTGACTAAAGAAGAAGTCAAAGACATGGCTCCAGTGGTTGGCCGCTCATCTTTACTTGGTTTTATTGTCGGTGTTTTACCAGGGGCAGGGGCGACGATTGCCAGCTTTATGGCCTACGCCACTGAACGTAACCTTGCTCCAAAGGCACTGAAAGATAAATTTGGTAAGGGCTCGATGCGTGGCTTAGCAGCCCCTGAATCGGCTAATAATGCAGCCTGTACAGGCTCATTTGTACCGCTACTTACGTTAGGTATTCCGGGCTCTGGCACGACAGCGATTATGTTAGGCGCCTTAATCGCCTACGGTATTCAACCAGGTCCTATGTTAATGCAAGAAAACCCAAGCGTGTTTTGGGCAGTCATTGTCAGTATGTATTTTGGCAATATCGTACTGCTTATTCTGAACCTGCCGTTGATCCCATATTTTGCTAAAGTGCTGGCTATGCCTAAATCGGTGCTCACCGTGATGATTTTGTTCTTTAGCTTAATTGGCGTTTATTTAGTGTCGTTTAACACCTTTGATTTATTTATGATGGTGGGCTTTGCGTTGGTGGCCTTGGTGCTTCGATTGTTAGCTTTCCCGATGGCACCTTTGTTACTTGGCTTTATACTTGGCGATATGATTGAGCGAAATTTCCGTCGTGCGATGATGATTTCAGATGGCTCGCTGAGCTTTTTATGGGACCGCCCATTAACACTCAGTATTTTCGTAATTTCAATCTTAGTGTTGTTGTTCCCATTGAAAGATTATATTGTCCAACGTCGTAAAGAAAAAGCAGCCACGCAAGCACAGCAGCATGCGTAG
- a CDS encoding sensor domain-containing diguanylate cyclase — protein sequence MTRLWSLCSVLFVVLFSPYLVANPINVGIDFKSQQLLNVEYTLAPSTEQQILNNNQIEWLDSDGTSLNLGMNLTPVWVKLAINNTSLTDIPVILSIDNPLLDEVNVLHTQGSKTIFFTKIGDALPLANRQIKSESLLVSLTLPKASHTTVYLQVKNDAGLRIPLSLWSPNEYLKHKTKFNLLYGLLVGFILSLAITNFVLYGFSRRHYFAYTGILLTLLWLTLAYLYGYGYRYLQPDGISFQQLAIPSLLFISSTLFAPLQQTIFGPAKRRLIHGLGYTIVLLSLFSWFLPVHIALSLCLLSLPIFLSLIAAVSVKHYNYHYKQPSIAYLIAISAFFCAIIYSALGVFNPFDLNIGVLSLTFVCFLICSLSLSYAVIKMFLMQRDAEVSAQQNALAESKAQDTLMRERLAIQEQARQDLESNIEERTFELQVTLRELEEKNRALEQLNMEDALTKTKNRRYFDKKLLMDIRRSRREQTPLSIIMFDIDHFKAINDNYGHLTGDQTIQAAANIIKTHLKRPLDDVARYGGEEFVVLLPNTPHRGALEIAEQIRKAAQNTDIIVAGTTIKFTLSAGVYSAIAEDINNPNLFTDYADKALYHAKQSGRNRVVSYPLPD from the coding sequence ATGACACGCCTATGGTCACTGTGTAGCGTACTCTTTGTTGTTTTATTTAGTCCCTATTTAGTGGCTAATCCTATTAATGTTGGCATTGATTTCAAGTCTCAGCAGCTTTTAAATGTTGAGTACACCCTTGCGCCTAGCACTGAACAACAGATTCTTAATAACAATCAAATAGAGTGGCTAGACAGTGATGGAACATCCCTTAATTTGGGCATGAATTTAACCCCTGTCTGGGTAAAACTCGCAATAAATAATACTTCCCTTACAGATATCCCCGTTATTTTATCTATTGATAACCCCCTCTTAGATGAAGTTAACGTACTTCATACTCAAGGCAGTAAAACTATTTTTTTCACAAAGATAGGCGATGCATTACCGCTTGCTAATCGGCAAATAAAGAGTGAATCTTTGCTAGTGTCGCTCACACTCCCTAAAGCAAGCCATACTACGGTCTATTTACAAGTAAAGAATGATGCAGGACTACGTATCCCTTTAAGTTTATGGTCACCAAACGAGTATCTAAAACATAAAACGAAGTTTAACTTACTCTATGGTTTGCTGGTTGGTTTTATCTTGTCGCTTGCAATAACAAACTTTGTTTTATATGGTTTTTCTAGACGACATTATTTTGCTTATACAGGCATATTGCTCACTTTGCTTTGGCTTACACTCGCTTACCTATACGGCTATGGCTATCGCTACTTACAGCCTGATGGCATATCATTCCAGCAACTCGCCATTCCTAGTTTACTGTTTATAAGTAGCACTTTATTTGCACCGCTGCAACAAACTATTTTTGGTCCAGCTAAGCGCCGGCTTATACATGGGTTAGGGTATACAATAGTACTACTCAGCCTGTTTTCGTGGTTTCTACCCGTTCATATTGCTCTGTCGTTATGTTTATTGAGTTTACCCATTTTTCTTAGCTTAATTGCTGCCGTGTCAGTTAAACACTATAACTATCATTACAAGCAGCCTTCTATAGCTTACTTAATTGCAATCAGCGCTTTTTTCTGTGCCATTATTTACAGCGCCTTAGGTGTATTTAATCCCTTTGATTTAAACATTGGCGTGTTATCGCTCACTTTTGTGTGCTTTTTAATATGTAGCCTTAGCTTGAGTTACGCCGTGATAAAAATGTTTTTAATGCAGCGAGACGCTGAAGTAAGTGCACAGCAAAATGCCCTTGCAGAAAGTAAAGCGCAAGACACCCTCATGCGTGAGCGTTTAGCGATACAAGAGCAAGCGAGGCAAGACTTAGAAAGCAACATTGAAGAACGTACATTTGAGCTGCAAGTAACATTAAGAGAGCTTGAAGAGAAAAACCGAGCTCTCGAACAGCTCAATATGGAAGATGCATTAACAAAAACAAAAAACCGTCGTTACTTTGATAAAAAGCTATTGATGGATATACGTCGCTCAAGACGCGAGCAAACCCCCTTAAGTATTATAATGTTCGATATTGATCACTTTAAAGCGATTAATGACAACTATGGACATTTAACAGGGGATCAAACAATTCAGGCTGCTGCAAATATTATAAAAACCCACTTAAAACGTCCTCTTGATGATGTAGCAAGATATGGCGGGGAAGAATTTGTTGTACTGTTGCCCAACACCCCTCATCGAGGCGCATTAGAAATTGCCGAGCAAATACGCAAAGCTGCTCAGAACACTGATATAATAGTCGCCGGAACAACCATTAAATTTACATTAAGTGCAGGCGTTTACAGCGCGATTGCTGAAGATATAAATAACCCAAATTTATTCACTGACTATGCCGATAAAGCCCTTTATCATGCCAAGCAATCAGGCCGAAATCGTGTAGTTAGTTATCCTCTACCAGACTAG
- the hemB gene encoding porphobilinogen synthase, translating into MAQSGLDLFPYTRMRRMRRDDFSRRLMAENQLTVNDLIFPVFVLEGKNRREAVESMPGVDRLSIDLLLEEAKELVDLGIPAVAIFPVTPSDKKSLLAEEAYNPDALAQRTVRALKEAFPELGVITDAALDPFTVHGQDGIIDENGYVINDVTTEILVKQALSHAEAGADVVAPSDMMDGRIGAIREALEAEGHIHTRIMAYSAKYASSYYGPFRDAVGSAGNLKGADKKTYQMDPANSDEAIREVALDLQEGADMVMVKPGMPYLDVVRRVKDEFGVPTFAYQVSGEYAMHKAAIDNGWLAEEAIIMESLLAFKRAGADGILTYFAKQAATWLKNNQ; encoded by the coding sequence ATGGCCCAATCAGGACTCGACCTCTTTCCTTATACCCGCATGCGCCGTATGCGCCGTGATGATTTCTCTCGTCGCCTAATGGCTGAAAACCAACTTACCGTCAATGACCTTATTTTCCCTGTGTTTGTATTAGAGGGTAAAAACCGTCGTGAAGCGGTTGAATCGATGCCTGGTGTTGATCGTCTCTCAATTGACCTATTACTAGAGGAAGCCAAAGAACTAGTGGACCTAGGTATTCCAGCGGTTGCTATTTTCCCTGTAACCCCAAGTGATAAAAAATCTCTGCTAGCTGAAGAAGCTTACAACCCTGATGCACTTGCGCAACGAACGGTACGCGCATTAAAAGAAGCATTCCCAGAGCTCGGCGTTATCACCGATGCTGCGCTTGACCCTTTCACGGTGCATGGACAAGACGGTATTATTGATGAAAATGGCTATGTCATTAATGACGTCACGACTGAGATTTTAGTAAAACAAGCCTTATCTCACGCCGAAGCAGGTGCTGATGTAGTTGCCCCATCAGACATGATGGATGGTCGTATTGGTGCGATTCGTGAAGCACTCGAAGCTGAAGGTCATATCCACACACGTATTATGGCTTACTCTGCGAAATACGCTTCAAGCTACTATGGCCCATTCCGTGACGCTGTTGGTTCTGCAGGGAACCTAAAAGGTGCAGATAAGAAAACATACCAAATGGACCCTGCCAACTCAGACGAAGCAATTCGCGAAGTTGCACTGGACCTTCAAGAAGGTGCAGATATGGTTATGGTAAAACCAGGTATGCCATATTTAGACGTAGTTCGCCGCGTTAAAGACGAATTCGGAGTTCCGACATTTGCTTATCAAGTTAGTGGTGAATATGCGATGCATAAAGCGGCTATCGACAACGGCTGGCTTGCAGAAGAGGCAATCATCATGGAATCGTTACTTGCATTTAAACGAGCAGGTGCAGACGGTATTTTGACTTACTTTGCTAAGCAAGCAGCAACATGGTTAAAGAACAACCAGTAA
- the fusA gene encoding elongation factor G, with protein sequence MADLSKYRNIGIFAHVDAGKTTTTERILKLTGKIHKTGEVHDGESTTDFMEQEAERGITIQSAAVTCEWKGHRLNVIDTPGHVDFTVEVYRSLKVLDGGIGVFCGSGGVEPQSETNWRYANESEVARVIFVNKLDRMGADFYRVVGQVEKVLGANPLVMTLPIGIEDQFCGVVDVLEKKAYVWDDTGLPENYEVQDVPADMVDKVDEYHEMLVESAVEQDEDLMMAYMEGEEPSLEDIKRCIRKGTRDLAFFPTYCGSAFKNKGMQLVLDAVVDYLPSPTEVDPQPLTDPETGEPTGEVATVSADEPLKALAFKIMDDRFGALTFIRIYAGRMKKGDTVLNSATGKTERIGRMVEMQADDRNEISEAQAGDIIAVVGMKNVQTGHTLCDPKHECTLEAMIFPDPVISIAVAPKDKGGNEKMGIAIGKMVAEDPSFQVETDEDSGETILKGMGELHLDIKVDILKRTYGVELVVGQPQVAYRETITKEIEDSYTHKKQSGGSGQFGKIDYRIKPGEPNSGFTFTSSVVGGNVPKEFWPAVEKGFKSMMEEGVLAGFPVLDVEVELFDGAFHAVDSSAIAFEIAAKGAFRQSIPKAGAQLLEPIMKVDVFTPEDNVGDVIGDLNRRRGMIKDQEAGAMGVRIKGEVPLSEMFGYIGHLRTITSGRGQFSMEFAHYAPCPQNVAETVIAAEKEKKAAK encoded by the coding sequence ATGGCAGATTTATCGAAGTACAGAAATATTGGTATTTTCGCCCACGTTGACGCGGGTAAAACTACCACCACTGAGCGTATCCTTAAGCTTACGGGTAAAATTCATAAGACTGGTGAGGTACACGACGGTGAGTCTACTACTGACTTCATGGAACAAGAAGCTGAGCGTGGTATTACAATCCAATCAGCAGCTGTAACTTGTGAGTGGAAAGGCCACCGCTTAAACGTTATCGATACTCCGGGACACGTTGACTTCACAGTAGAAGTATACCGTTCACTTAAAGTACTAGACGGTGGTATCGGTGTATTCTGTGGTTCTGGTGGTGTTGAGCCGCAGTCAGAAACTAACTGGCGTTATGCGAACGAATCAGAAGTTGCACGTGTAATCTTCGTAAACAAACTAGACCGTATGGGTGCTGACTTCTACCGCGTTGTAGGTCAAGTTGAGAAAGTACTTGGTGCTAACCCACTAGTTATGACTTTACCAATCGGTATCGAAGACCAATTCTGCGGTGTTGTAGACGTACTTGAGAAAAAAGCATACGTTTGGGATGACACTGGTCTTCCTGAAAACTACGAAGTACAAGACGTTCCAGCTGACATGGTAGACAAAGTTGATGAATACCATGAAATGCTTGTTGAGTCTGCTGTTGAGCAAGACGAAGACCTAATGATGGCTTACATGGAAGGTGAAGAGCCTTCTTTAGAAGATATCAAACGTTGTATCCGTAAAGGTACTCGTGATCTTGCGTTCTTCCCAACATACTGTGGTTCTGCATTCAAAAACAAAGGTATGCAGTTAGTACTAGATGCTGTTGTAGATTATCTACCTTCGCCTACAGAAGTTGACCCACAACCTCTAACTGATCCTGAAACAGGTGAGCCTACTGGTGAAGTTGCTACAGTTTCTGCTGATGAGCCACTTAAAGCGCTTGCGTTCAAAATCATGGACGACCGTTTCGGTGCACTTACGTTCATCCGTATCTACGCTGGTCGCATGAAAAAAGGTGACACAGTACTTAACTCAGCAACAGGTAAAACAGAGCGTATCGGCCGTATGGTTGAGATGCAAGCTGACGACCGCAACGAGATCTCTGAAGCGCAAGCAGGTGACATCATCGCTGTTGTTGGTATGAAGAACGTTCAAACTGGTCACACTCTTTGTGATCCTAAGCACGAATGTACACTTGAAGCGATGATCTTCCCTGATCCAGTAATCTCAATCGCTGTTGCACCTAAAGATAAAGGTGGTAACGAGAAGATGGGTATTGCGATCGGTAAGATGGTTGCAGAAGATCCTTCATTCCAAGTTGAAACAGATGAAGATTCAGGCGAAACCATCCTTAAAGGTATGGGTGAGCTTCACTTAGATATCAAAGTAGATATCCTTAAGCGTACTTACGGTGTTGAGCTAGTTGTTGGTCAACCTCAGGTTGCTTACCGTGAAACTATCACGAAAGAAATCGAAGATAGCTACACGCATAAGAAACAATCTGGTGGTTCTGGTCAATTCGGTAAGATTGATTACCGCATCAAGCCAGGTGAGCCTAACTCAGGTTTCACATTCACATCTTCAGTTGTTGGTGGTAACGTTCCTAAGGAATTCTGGCCTGCAGTTGAGAAAGGCTTCAAGTCTATGATGGAAGAAGGTGTTCTAGCTGGCTTCCCTGTATTAGACGTTGAAGTTGAGCTTTTCGACGGTGCTTTCCACGCAGTTGACTCATCAGCAATCGCGTTCGAAATCGCTGCTAAAGGCGCTTTCCGTCAGTCTATCCCTAAAGCGGGTGCACAACTTCTTGAGCCAATCATGAAAGTTGACGTATTCACTCCGGAAGACAACGTAGGTGACGTAATCGGTGACCTTAACCGTCGTCGTGGTATGATCAAAGACCAAGAAGCAGGCGCAATGGGCGTTCGCATCAAGGGTGAAGTACCACTTTCAGAAATGTTCGGTTACATCGGCCACTTACGTACTATCACGTCTGGTCGTGGTCAGTTCTCTATGGAGTTCGCACACTACGCACCATGTCCACAGAACGTAGCTGAAACTGTAATCGCTGCAGAAAAAGAGAAAAAAGCTGCTAAATAA
- a CDS encoding sensor histidine kinase, protein MRYTNKLNPFQHMVKKPKRLETRLIIWVTGLCVLQAVLFGALVYQITAQSLHSHMGDKALALATSIASRDDVQKALLTQKDHAKLNIEIEQIRELTEASFIVIGDSQTTRIVHPDANKLGKHMVGGDSQAALRGERYVSIAKGSLGESIRGKVPVYSESDEIIGLVSVGFLVQSIEPLIRARSAEIMLWGLLLVGLSILAAVYIGQRVRNAIFGLQPDEIARLFSEQDAILNTVRSGIIALDPEGNVRNLNQRACEILGKPTSCIHQPLKLEDLLPEHTEFLMHNQQRPIVGFELFAADKRIVLSRYALQVQGQADGILLSMRPADELEYLSQQLTKVQAFAELLRVQTHDYSNKLNLIGALIQMGQTDQAIELIGQESKGSQAQIHHLLERIQDPVLAGLLVGKYHKARELNVVLELNPDSLLGSITRKDMLERVVSILGNLIDNAIEAAIRASDTRTPKVRVTVDETSKTLLFDVEDSGFGLGDDKDVIFTPQYSSKSGAAHGIGLYLVKTNLDSCRGSLEIGESDLMGARLSVYIPK, encoded by the coding sequence ATGAGATACACCAATAAGCTAAACCCATTTCAGCATATGGTTAAAAAGCCAAAGCGCTTAGAAACACGACTCATTATTTGGGTTACTGGTCTATGTGTTTTACAAGCTGTGTTGTTTGGCGCTTTGGTGTATCAGATCACAGCGCAGAGTCTACATAGTCACATGGGTGACAAGGCACTGGCGTTAGCAACGAGCATTGCATCGCGAGATGATGTACAAAAAGCGTTACTAACACAAAAAGACCACGCAAAGCTTAATATTGAAATAGAGCAAATTCGTGAATTAACGGAAGCAAGTTTTATCGTTATTGGCGATAGCCAAACAACACGTATTGTTCATCCTGATGCTAATAAGCTGGGTAAGCACATGGTTGGGGGTGATAGCCAAGCTGCACTAAGAGGTGAGCGCTATGTGTCTATTGCGAAAGGCAGCTTGGGTGAGTCAATTCGCGGAAAAGTGCCAGTCTATTCTGAATCAGATGAGATAATAGGGCTTGTTTCAGTGGGGTTTTTGGTGCAATCGATTGAGCCACTAATTCGTGCTCGAAGCGCCGAAATCATGCTTTGGGGCTTATTGTTAGTGGGGTTGAGCATTTTGGCTGCGGTGTATATTGGTCAACGGGTTCGTAATGCTATTTTTGGTTTGCAGCCAGATGAAATAGCACGGCTCTTTTCTGAGCAAGATGCTATTTTGAATACCGTTCGTAGCGGTATTATCGCCCTTGATCCAGAAGGTAATGTGCGTAACTTAAACCAACGAGCCTGCGAAATTCTTGGCAAACCGACTAGCTGTATCCATCAACCATTAAAGCTTGAAGACTTACTTCCTGAACATACCGAGTTTTTAATGCATAACCAGCAGCGCCCGATTGTTGGCTTTGAATTATTTGCTGCCGATAAACGCATTGTGTTGTCGCGATATGCATTACAGGTGCAAGGTCAGGCTGATGGTATTTTGTTGAGTATGCGCCCTGCTGATGAGCTTGAATATTTATCGCAGCAATTAACCAAAGTGCAAGCCTTTGCAGAGTTATTGCGGGTGCAAACGCATGATTATTCAAACAAGCTAAACTTAATTGGTGCGTTAATTCAAATGGGGCAAACGGATCAAGCTATTGAGTTAATAGGACAAGAAAGCAAAGGCTCACAAGCGCAGATCCATCATTTACTCGAAAGGATCCAAGATCCGGTACTTGCTGGATTACTGGTCGGTAAATACCATAAAGCCCGTGAACTAAACGTAGTACTTGAGCTTAACCCAGATAGTTTATTGGGATCGATCACCCGTAAGGATATGCTGGAACGGGTTGTCTCTATACTCGGCAATTTGATTGATAACGCAATTGAAGCCGCTATTCGAGCTAGCGATACACGTACCCCGAAGGTTCGTGTTACGGTTGATGAAACCAGTAAAACCTTGTTGTTTGATGTTGAAGACAGCGGTTTTGGTTTAGGCGATGACAAGGATGTGATATTTACACCACAATACAGTTCTAAGTCAGGGGCAGCGCATGGCATAGGTCTTTATTTAGTTAAAACCAACTTAGATTCGTGTCGTGGTAGTTTAGAAATAGGTGAGTCTGATCTAATGGGGGCACGCTTAAGTGTCTACATTCCAAAATAA